GGCTCGAGGTCGAGGCCCGGCCCCCGGGCAAGAAGATCAAGCGGCTCTCGCTGCTCTCGGGTGGGGAGCGCTCGCTCGTCGCGGTCGCCCTGCTCGTGTCGATCTTCAAGGCCCGGCCGTCGCCGTTCTACATCATGGACGAGGTGGAGGCGGCGCTCGACGACGCCAACCTCGGCCGCCTCATCACCCTCTTCGAGGAGCTGCGCGACAGCAGCCAGCTCATCGTCATCACCCACCAGAAGAAGACGATGGAGACCGCCGACGCGCTCTACGGCGTCAGCATGCGCGGCGACGGGGTGACGACGGTCGTCTCGCAGCGGCTGCGGGACGTCGCCGACCGGCCCGCCTGACGGTCGCAGTCGGCACCGCCCGATGACCGCCGAGGTCACGAAACGGTGTCGGATGCGTCACGAAAGGGTCTCCGTGGCCGCGCCGTGAAGAGGGACGAACGGTCACATCCGTCACTCTGGTCCCATGGCTCTCCTCATCGTCGCGATGCTCCTCGTCGTCGCCCTCGGCGTCGCCATCGTCGGTGTCGTCGCCCTCCCCGCCCATCGTGAGGGGCGGGACGTCCTGACCGACCGCGGCGAGAGCGTCGCCAAGGCGGCGGCCCAGCGCGTCGGCTCGGTGGCGACCGAGGTGCGCGAACGCACCCACGTGCGCGCCCGCACCCACTGACCCCCGCCCGACGCCCGGCCCGGAACACGGCTGGAGACACGGCCGGACGCGCAGTCGACGCCCCACCTCCCGGCATCCGCTGTCGGGGGTCGCTCCGGCGTACCCGGGGCCGCTCGACGACCCGGTCCGCGACCCACCCAAGGGGCCCGGACGTCGGCCGGAGGGCCGGCGCCGCCGTGGTTGGATGATCGCGTGGAACCAGTCCTGCTCTTCATCCTCATCGGCGTCGTCATCGTCGGCGGCATCATCGGCCTCGGCGTCAACCTGCTGAGGGGTGGTTCGCGCACGAACACCCTCGAGCGCGAGGCCCCCACCGTGGGCGCCCCGACCCGGCCGGGCCTGCCCGCCGACGACCTCGACCGCGAGCCGCCGGGTGAGGCCGTCACCTCGCCGCCGGAGACCACGGCCACGACCGCGCCCGAGCCGGAGGTCGTCGAGCCCGAGCCCGCCCCTCCGGCCGAGCCCGAGGCCCCGGCGTTCGAGAAGCCCGAGTCGGCGCGAGGCCGCCTGCAGCGCCTGCGCGCCCGCCTGGCCCGCTCGAACTCGGCGCTCGGCAAGGGCCTGCTCGCGCTGCTCTCGCGCGGGGGTCTCGACGAGGAGGCCTGGGAGGAGGTCGAGGACACCCTCATCGCGTCCGACCTCGGCGTCGAGGCGACGACCGAGCTCGTCGACTCGCTGCGCCGCCGCGTCTCGGTCGAGGGCGCGACCGACGAGGCGACCGTCCGCGGCTGGCTCAAGGAGGAGCTGCTCGCGCTCGTCCAGCCCGGCCTCGACCGCCGCATCGCCAGCTCGCGCGTGGGCGACCGCCCGGCCGTGATCCTCGTCGTCGGCGTCAACGGCACCGGCAAGACGACGACCGTCGGCAAGCTCGCCCGCGTGCTCGTCGCCGAGGACCGCGACGTCCTGCTCGGTGCGGCGGACACCTTCCGCGCCGCCGCGGCCGACCAGCTCGCGACGTGGGGCGACCGCGTCGGCGTGCCGACCGTGCGCTCCGACCGCGACGGCGCCGACCCCGCGGCCGTCGCCTTCGACGCCGTCAAGGCGGGCATCGAGGAGGAGGTCGACGTCGTCATCATCGACACCGCCGGCCGCCTCCACAACAAGGTCGGCCTCATGGACGAGCTCGGCAAGGTCAAGCGCGTCATCGAGAAGCAGAGCGAGATCGACGAGGTCCTGCTCGTGCTCGACGCCACCACCGGCCAGAACGGCCTGCAGCAGGCGAAGGTCTTCTCGGAGGCCGTGAACGTGACCGGCATCGTGCTCTCCAAGCTCGACGGCACCGCCAAGGGCGGCATCGTCGTCGCGGTTCAGCGTCAGCTCGGCGTCCCGGTCAAGCTCGTCGGTCTCGGCGAGGGCCCCGACGACCTCGCCCCCTTCGACCCGGAGGCCTTCGTCGACGCCATCGTCGACTGAGCCCGCCCGATCCGGGGCGTGCGTCCCCTGCGTCCCCGTGCGTCCCGTGCGGAAACGTGGAACTTACGCGCCGGTCGCCCGGTTGACACGGCTGTAACACGAGGCGGCGCCGCGCGAAACAGGGCGCGACCACAGTGTCGCCATGACAACAGCTGCACTGATGCCGATCGCGGCAGACGCACCAGCGATCAACGAGGCGGCCACGGCGTTCATGCTCGTGGCGGCCTCGATGGTCCTCCTGATGACTCCGGGGCTCGCCCTGTTCTACGGCGGCATGACGCGCTCGAAGTCCGTCCTCAACATGATGATGATGAGCTTCGGGGCGATGGCCGTCGTCGGCGTCGTCTACATCCTGTGGGGCTACTCGATGGCGTTCGGCAACGTGCAGGACGGCACGAGCGACATCGCCGGCATCTTCGCCAACCCCTTCCACCTCTTCGGCCTCGGTGACCTCGTCACCGCCGACGGACCCCGCCTCATCGACGTCTTCGGCGTCGACGTCTACATCCCCGAGGTGCTCTTCGCCGGCTTCCAGCTCACCTTCGCGGTCATCACCGTCGCGCTCATCAGCGGCGCCGTCGCCGACCGCGTGA
This is a stretch of genomic DNA from Terracoccus luteus. It encodes these proteins:
- the ftsY gene encoding signal recognition particle-docking protein FtsY — translated: MEPVLLFILIGVVIVGGIIGLGVNLLRGGSRTNTLEREAPTVGAPTRPGLPADDLDREPPGEAVTSPPETTATTAPEPEVVEPEPAPPAEPEAPAFEKPESARGRLQRLRARLARSNSALGKGLLALLSRGGLDEEAWEEVEDTLIASDLGVEATTELVDSLRRRVSVEGATDEATVRGWLKEELLALVQPGLDRRIASSRVGDRPAVILVVGVNGTGKTTTVGKLARVLVAEDRDVLLGAADTFRAAAADQLATWGDRVGVPTVRSDRDGADPAAVAFDAVKAGIEEEVDVVIIDTAGRLHNKVGLMDELGKVKRVIEKQSEIDEVLLVLDATTGQNGLQQAKVFSEAVNVTGIVLSKLDGTAKGGIVVAVQRQLGVPVKLVGLGEGPDDLAPFDPEAFVDAIVD